From a single Sinomonas atrocyanea genomic region:
- the acsA gene encoding acetate--CoA ligase, protein MSAETPTGTVWPTIHKDPSALAVPPHLADYARECSSFTWQGARQHLDGLPGGALNIAHEAVDRHAVGPRAQHEALRFVRADGAVESLTYAVLAERTARFAGLLRALGLKEGARVFSLLGRRPELYTAVLGTLKAGGVFCPLFSAFGPDPVRQRLRLGGAQVLVTTRSLYRKKVAALRPDCPDLRHVLLVDADGDPEPDTLDLAALLQTAEPLAETVPTRPGDYALLHFTSGTTGTPKGALHVHEAVVAHWATGRYALDLHQGDVYWCTADPGWVTGTSYGIIAPLVHGVTAVVDEEELDVDRWYRILAAERVGVWYTAPTALRMLMKAGAERASGHDLSALRFVASVGEPLNPEVVLWGQEALGLPVHDNWWQTETGGIMISNYAAMDIRPGSMGRPLPGVEATVLQRDRDGRPVLEHGEALPVEHPGEVGELALRPGWPSMFRGYLNEDERYRKCFVGGWYLTGDLATRDADGYYWFVGRGDDVIKSSGHLIGPFEVESALMEHPAVAEAGVIGVPDPVAGELVKAFLELRPGYEGGEALRLDILGFARRRLGAAVAPREIDFVAALPHTRSGKVLRRLLRARELGLPEGDVSTLEARP, encoded by the coding sequence GTGAGCGCCGAGACACCGACGGGCACCGTGTGGCCCACGATCCACAAGGATCCGTCCGCGCTCGCAGTCCCCCCGCACCTGGCGGACTACGCGCGCGAATGCTCGTCCTTCACCTGGCAGGGAGCCCGCCAGCACCTCGACGGGCTGCCTGGGGGCGCCCTCAACATCGCCCACGAGGCCGTCGACCGGCACGCCGTCGGGCCACGGGCCCAGCACGAGGCGCTGCGCTTCGTGCGCGCGGACGGTGCGGTCGAGTCGCTCACCTACGCGGTCCTCGCCGAGCGGACGGCCCGGTTCGCCGGCCTCCTCAGGGCCCTCGGCCTTAAGGAGGGCGCCCGCGTCTTCTCGCTCCTGGGCAGGCGCCCCGAGCTGTACACAGCCGTCCTGGGGACGCTCAAGGCAGGCGGCGTGTTCTGCCCCCTGTTCTCCGCGTTCGGACCCGACCCCGTCCGGCAGCGGCTGCGCCTCGGCGGCGCCCAGGTGCTCGTCACCACGCGGTCGCTGTACCGGAAGAAGGTCGCGGCCCTCCGGCCCGACTGCCCGGACCTGCGCCACGTGCTCCTCGTCGACGCGGACGGCGACCCCGAGCCGGACACGCTCGATCTGGCCGCGCTCTTGCAGACGGCCGAGCCCCTCGCCGAGACGGTGCCGACCCGGCCGGGGGACTACGCCCTCCTGCACTTCACGAGCGGGACCACCGGAACGCCCAAGGGCGCCCTGCACGTCCACGAGGCGGTGGTGGCCCACTGGGCCACGGGGCGCTACGCGCTCGATCTCCACCAGGGGGACGTCTACTGGTGCACCGCGGACCCGGGCTGGGTCACCGGCACGTCGTACGGGATCATCGCCCCCCTCGTGCACGGGGTCACCGCGGTCGTCGACGAGGAGGAGCTCGACGTCGACCGCTGGTACCGCATCCTCGCCGCGGAACGGGTGGGCGTCTGGTACACGGCCCCGACTGCGCTGCGGATGCTGATGAAGGCCGGCGCCGAGCGGGCCTCCGGCCACGACCTGTCGGCGCTGCGCTTCGTCGCGAGCGTCGGCGAGCCGCTCAACCCCGAGGTCGTGCTGTGGGGGCAGGAGGCGCTGGGACTGCCCGTGCACGACAACTGGTGGCAGACCGAGACCGGCGGCATCATGATCTCCAACTACGCCGCGATGGACATCCGCCCGGGATCGATGGGCAGGCCGCTGCCCGGGGTGGAGGCGACCGTGCTGCAGCGGGACCGGGACGGGCGCCCGGTGCTCGAGCACGGCGAGGCGCTGCCCGTGGAGCACCCCGGGGAGGTGGGCGAGCTCGCGCTGCGGCCCGGCTGGCCCTCCATGTTCCGCGGCTACCTCAACGAGGACGAGCGCTACCGCAAGTGCTTCGTCGGCGGCTGGTACCTCACCGGCGACCTCGCGACCCGGGACGCTGACGGGTACTACTGGTTCGTGGGCCGCGGCGACGACGTCATCAAGTCCTCCGGCCACCTCATCGGCCCCTTCGAGGTCGAGAGCGCCCTCATGGAACACCCCGCCGTGGCGGAAGCCGGGGTCATCGGCGTGCCAGACCCCGTGGCCGGGGAACTGGTCAAGGCCTTCCTGGAACTGCGCCCGGGGTACGAGGGCGGCGAGGCCCTCCGCCTCGACATCCTCGGCTTCGCGCGCCGCCGCCTGGGCGCCGCGGTGGCCCCGCGCGAGATCGACTTCGTAGCGGCCCTGCCGCACACCCGCAGCGGCAAGGTGCTCCGCCGCCTCCTGCGCGCCCGCGAGCTGGGCCTGCCGGAAGGCGATGTCTCCACCCTCGAGGCCCGGCCATGA
- a CDS encoding FadR/GntR family transcriptional regulator gives MQAQEAWAPVRQGSVSELVMRRILDVIASEHLHPGDRLPPERELAAKLGVGRPSLREALGALKAQGRVDVRHGSGVFVADPEPTRKLRAALYGEDIAIEELYDMREVLEVPAAAWAASYRDPARLEAVSAAHESLAAASSEAEVDWRRLQELDAAFHLRIVEAAGNRFLAQTQGVLQEILSRGIETTLRMPGRLEKSRVEHRRILDAILAGDPAAAKRAVRAHIRGARKAALQRLHEEPTDGNESGQAS, from the coding sequence ATGCAGGCTCAGGAGGCGTGGGCGCCGGTCCGGCAGGGCAGCGTGTCCGAGCTGGTCATGCGGCGGATCCTCGACGTCATCGCGAGCGAGCACCTGCATCCTGGCGACAGGCTCCCTCCCGAACGTGAACTCGCAGCGAAGCTGGGCGTCGGGCGGCCGTCGCTGCGGGAGGCGCTCGGTGCGCTGAAGGCCCAGGGGCGGGTGGACGTCCGGCACGGGAGCGGGGTCTTCGTCGCCGACCCGGAGCCCACCCGCAAGCTGCGCGCAGCCCTCTACGGCGAGGACATCGCCATCGAGGAGCTCTACGACATGCGGGAAGTGCTGGAGGTGCCGGCAGCGGCCTGGGCGGCCAGCTACCGCGACCCGGCAAGACTCGAGGCCGTCAGCGCTGCCCACGAGAGCCTCGCAGCCGCAAGCTCCGAGGCTGAGGTGGACTGGCGTCGCCTTCAGGAGCTCGATGCAGCCTTCCACCTGCGCATCGTCGAAGCCGCAGGCAACCGCTTCCTCGCCCAGACCCAGGGCGTGCTGCAGGAAATCCTCTCCCGGGGCATCGAGACCACCCTGCGGATGCCCGGGCGCCTTGAGAAGTCGCGGGTAGAGCATCGGCGGATCTTGGACGCGATACTCGCCGGAGACCCCGCCGCGGCCAAACGGGCCGTCAGGGCGCACATCCGCGGCGCGCGCAAGGCCGCGCTCCAGCGGCTCCACGAGGAGCCCACAGACGGCAACGAGTCCGGGCAGGCCAGCTAG
- a CDS encoding UxaA family hydrolase has protein sequence MTDASGEPGFLAHYDGDVVAVAVRDLEPGLVEGGYLRGPASVTVELHDPVPLGHKLALADMKAGDDVIEYGLRIGIATEDISRGSYVHIHNVRSARWQNSVA, from the coding sequence ATGACAGACGCATCAGGGGAGCCCGGCTTCCTGGCGCACTACGACGGTGACGTCGTGGCAGTGGCAGTGCGGGACCTGGAGCCCGGCCTCGTCGAGGGCGGGTACCTGCGCGGCCCGGCCTCGGTGACCGTCGAGCTCCACGACCCCGTCCCGCTGGGGCACAAGCTTGCACTGGCCGACATGAAGGCCGGCGACGACGTCATCGAGTACGGGCTACGGATCGGTATCGCCACGGAGGACATCAGCCGCGGCTCGTACGTCCACATCCACAATGTAAGGAGCGCCCGGTGGCAGAACAGCGTGGCCTGA
- a CDS encoding UxaA family hydrolase: protein MAEQRGLSGYRREDGSVGIRNYTVILPVDDLSNAAAEAVAKVVPGTLALPHAYGRLQFGPDLDLTFRTLIGTGSNANVASVVVIGIEPNWTQLIVEGIAKTGKKVQGFSIERNGDLKTIEKASRAAAAFLQEDSEKYREPVERREIMMSIKCGESDTTSGLGSCPTTAEAVDRWVDAGGTVLFGETTELTGGEHLIAERCVNDAVRQRFQAIYDNYIDVVERTGANLLGSQPTQGNIRGGLSTIEEKAMGNIAKTGTKPVVGVLDSAEAPGAGPGLYFMDTSSAAAECITLMAAAGAVVHLFPTGQGNVIGNPIEPVVKITANPLTAETMSEHMDVDCSGLLRREYDLSSAGDQLMEVIDRTVNGRLTCNEVLGHREFVMTRLYPSA, encoded by the coding sequence GTGGCAGAACAGCGTGGCCTGAGCGGATACCGTCGCGAGGACGGATCGGTCGGCATCCGGAACTACACAGTCATCCTGCCCGTGGATGACCTCTCCAATGCAGCGGCGGAGGCGGTGGCCAAGGTGGTCCCGGGCACGCTGGCGTTGCCCCATGCCTATGGACGCCTCCAGTTCGGACCGGACCTGGACCTGACCTTCCGCACACTGATCGGAACCGGCTCGAACGCCAACGTTGCCTCCGTGGTCGTGATCGGCATCGAGCCGAACTGGACCCAGCTCATCGTGGAGGGGATCGCCAAGACCGGGAAGAAGGTCCAGGGCTTCTCCATCGAACGCAACGGGGACCTCAAGACGATCGAGAAGGCTTCCCGGGCGGCAGCGGCGTTCCTGCAGGAGGACTCTGAGAAGTACCGTGAGCCGGTTGAGCGCCGCGAGATCATGATGTCGATCAAGTGCGGCGAGTCCGACACGACCAGCGGCTTGGGGTCGTGCCCCACGACGGCCGAGGCCGTCGACCGATGGGTCGATGCCGGCGGGACCGTGCTCTTCGGGGAGACGACCGAGCTGACCGGCGGAGAGCATCTGATCGCGGAGCGGTGCGTGAACGACGCCGTACGCCAGCGGTTCCAGGCCATCTACGACAATTACATCGACGTCGTCGAGCGCACGGGGGCGAACCTGCTCGGCTCCCAGCCGACTCAGGGCAACATCCGGGGCGGCCTGTCCACGATCGAGGAGAAGGCGATGGGCAACATCGCCAAGACCGGAACCAAGCCCGTCGTCGGCGTGCTCGACTCGGCCGAGGCCCCGGGGGCCGGCCCCGGCCTGTACTTCATGGACACCTCGTCTGCGGCCGCCGAGTGCATCACGCTCATGGCCGCTGCCGGGGCCGTCGTGCACCTGTTCCCCACAGGGCAGGGCAACGTGATCGGCAACCCGATCGAACCGGTGGTCAAGATCACGGCAAACCCGCTCACGGCCGAGACCATGAGCGAGCACATGGACGTGGACTGCTCAGGACTGCTGCGGCGCGAGTACGACCTCAGCTCGGCCGGGGACCAGCTGATGGAGGTCATCGACCGCACCGTGAACGGGCGTCTGACGTGCAACGAGGTGCTCGGCCACCGGGAGTTCGTCATGACCAGGCTGTACCCGAGCGCCTGA